The following are encoded in a window of Pseudomonas multiresinivorans genomic DNA:
- a CDS encoding lysozyme inhibitor LprI family protein, giving the protein MKLHLLLILAAGLATGLMPALAASFDCRKARSPMEEAICANGDLSALDDQLNASYRAHLGDTEQNTTALKTSQRAWLRAVRQRCEAVDEIADCLSDAYRERLENLGPATNAAPQGHDWKLALRIGNAAPGYDFLLDMQPCAEQTCEGPAYLGIQRKGSNHVMQAIYLPNVFLTRQDNGEPLVNSARLYDYQGVINSGDFNFDGQPDFAVQNGNRGSYGGPSYDVFLFDAPRQRFIHSPELSDLTLENLGFFDVDSKRKRLITFAKSGCCYHEKSEYIVKANQPLAVKREIEDAAGGSGEPEMVLLGTEELVDGKWQTTSSRKVPFKELYGDQ; this is encoded by the coding sequence ATGAAACTGCACCTCTTACTGATCCTTGCTGCCGGTCTGGCGACCGGCCTGATGCCGGCGCTGGCGGCCAGCTTCGATTGCCGGAAGGCCAGATCGCCGATGGAAGAAGCCATTTGCGCAAACGGCGATCTGTCTGCGCTGGATGACCAGTTGAACGCCTCCTACCGCGCGCATCTGGGCGATACCGAGCAGAACACGACCGCACTCAAGACCTCCCAGCGCGCCTGGCTCCGAGCGGTCCGTCAACGCTGCGAAGCGGTCGATGAAATAGCCGACTGCCTGAGCGACGCCTATCGCGAACGGCTGGAGAACCTCGGCCCCGCCACCAACGCCGCTCCACAGGGTCACGACTGGAAACTGGCATTGCGTATCGGCAACGCCGCTCCAGGCTACGACTTCCTCCTCGACATGCAGCCCTGCGCAGAGCAGACCTGCGAGGGCCCGGCCTATCTCGGCATCCAGCGCAAGGGCAGCAACCACGTGATGCAGGCGATCTACCTGCCCAATGTCTTCCTCACTCGACAGGACAATGGCGAACCGCTGGTGAACTCGGCCCGGCTCTACGACTACCAGGGTGTGATCAATAGCGGCGACTTCAATTTCGACGGCCAGCCGGACTTCGCTGTGCAGAATGGCAATCGTGGCTCCTACGGCGGGCCCAGCTACGACGTATTCCTCTTCGATGCACCGCGCCAGCGCTTTATCCACAGCCCCGAATTGAGCGACCTGACGCTGGAGAACCTGGGGTTCTTCGATGTCGACAGCAAGCGTAAGCGGCTCATCACCTTTGCCAAGAGCGGCTGCTGCTACCACGAGAAGAGCGAGTACATCGTCAAAGCCAACCAGCCGCTCGCCGTGAAACGCGAAATCGAGGACGCTGCCGGCGGAAGTGGCGAACCAGAAATGGTGCTGCTGGGCACGGAGGAGCTCGTCGACGGAAAGTGGCAGACCACCTCATCGCGCAAGGTTCCGTTCAAGGAGCTCTACGGCGACCAGTAG
- the rarD gene encoding EamA family transporter RarD has protein sequence MAIANPRRGYALGLTAYVIWGLFPIYFKLLERIPALEIITHRAIWSAVFGALLLLVWKHPGWWRELRENPKRIAVLTASGLLIASNWLVYVWAVNNGHMIEASLGYYINPLINVLLGLVILRERLRPLQWVAVGLAALGVAQQLWQLGSLPWVSLALALTFGFYGLIRKQAPVAALPGLVVETWILLPLAIGYLVLFADGPSVHADFWTTKDALWLAAAGPITLVPLVCFNAAARHLPYATLGFLQYLAPTLVLLQAILLFGEHLDTTRLISLCCIWAGLVVYSVDIWYRLSRGD, from the coding sequence ATGGCCATCGCCAATCCCCGCCGGGGCTACGCCCTGGGCTTGACTGCCTATGTCATCTGGGGGCTCTTCCCAATCTACTTCAAGCTGCTCGAACGCATCCCCGCCCTGGAAATCATCACCCATCGCGCCATCTGGTCCGCGGTGTTCGGCGCCCTGCTGTTACTGGTCTGGAAGCATCCCGGCTGGTGGCGCGAACTGCGCGAGAATCCCAAGCGCATCGCCGTGCTCACCGCCAGCGGGCTGCTCATTGCCAGCAACTGGCTGGTCTACGTCTGGGCGGTGAACAACGGTCACATGATCGAGGCCAGCCTGGGTTACTACATCAACCCGCTGATCAACGTGCTGCTGGGCCTGGTGATCCTGCGCGAGCGCCTGCGCCCGCTGCAGTGGGTCGCTGTCGGCCTCGCCGCGCTGGGTGTGGCCCAACAGCTGTGGCAACTGGGCAGCCTGCCCTGGGTATCACTGGCGCTGGCGCTGACCTTCGGCTTCTACGGGCTGATCCGCAAGCAGGCGCCGGTAGCCGCGCTGCCGGGGCTGGTGGTGGAAACCTGGATCCTGCTGCCACTGGCGATCGGCTACCTCGTGCTGTTCGCCGACGGCCCCAGCGTGCACGCGGACTTCTGGACCACCAAGGACGCCCTCTGGCTCGCCGCCGCCGGCCCGATCACCCTGGTGCCGCTGGTGTGCTTCAACGCCGCCGCACGCCACCTCCCCTACGCCACCCTGGGCTTCCTGCAATACCTGGCGCCAACCCTCGTGCTGCTGCAGGCGATCCTGCTGTTCGGCGAGCACCTGGACACCACGCGCCTGATCTCCCTGTGCTGCATCTGGGCGGGTCTGGTCGTGTACAGCGTGGACATCTGGTATCGCCTCTCCCGCGGCGACTGA
- a CDS encoding glycine cleavage system protein R — MDHLVLTVIAQDQPGLVERVAKCIAAHGGNWLESRMSRMAGQFAGILRVAVPAEGYDELVEGLQELSEHGIRVLLAESGIEPACNWKPIHLDLVGNDRPGIVRDITQLLAEHGVNLESLTTEVLPAPMSSEPLFHAEALLAVPLTLPLETLQGKLEELADDLMVELNFHSGE, encoded by the coding sequence ATGGACCACCTCGTATTGACCGTCATCGCCCAGGACCAGCCCGGCCTGGTGGAGCGCGTGGCCAAATGCATCGCTGCCCACGGTGGCAACTGGCTGGAAAGCCGCATGTCGCGCATGGCCGGGCAGTTCGCCGGGATTCTCCGCGTGGCGGTGCCCGCCGAGGGTTATGACGAACTGGTGGAAGGCCTGCAGGAGCTGAGCGAGCACGGTATCCGTGTGCTGCTGGCGGAAAGCGGTATCGAGCCGGCCTGCAACTGGAAGCCGATCCATCTCGACCTGGTGGGCAACGACCGCCCCGGCATCGTCCGCGACATCACCCAGCTGCTGGCCGAGCATGGCGTGAACCTGGAGAGCTTGACCACCGAGGTACTGCCCGCGCCCATGAGCAGCGAGCCGCTGTTCCACGCGGAGGCACTGCTGGCCGTGCCACTGACCCTGCCGCTGGAAACCCTGCAAGGAAAGCTGGAAGAACTGGCCGACGACCTGATGGTGGAACTGAATTTCCACAGCGGGGAGTAA
- a CDS encoding GNAT family N-acetyltransferase, whose amino-acid sequence MSVTLATPNDLDDLVPLFSGYLDFYEVPAPHAKIREYLQARIGSGQSTVFIARSIDGLAVGFVQLYPFFASLALQASWLVSDLYVLPAARRDGYGEALMNAARAHGESSGACGLMLETAKTNHAGQSLYERLGYKRDDKFYTYWLDLTA is encoded by the coding sequence ATGTCCGTGACGCTTGCCACCCCCAATGATCTGGATGACCTGGTTCCGCTGTTTTCCGGCTACCTCGATTTCTACGAAGTGCCCGCGCCCCACGCGAAAATTCGTGAGTACCTCCAGGCGCGCATCGGCAGCGGCCAATCCACGGTCTTCATCGCCCGCAGCATCGATGGGCTGGCGGTAGGCTTCGTGCAGCTGTACCCCTTCTTCGCCTCCCTGGCGCTGCAGGCGTCGTGGCTGGTCAGCGACCTCTACGTGCTGCCCGCCGCGCGCCGCGATGGTTATGGCGAAGCGCTGATGAACGCCGCTCGCGCCCACGGCGAAAGCTCCGGTGCCTGCGGCCTGATGCTGGAGACGGCGAAGACCAATCACGCCGGCCAGTCGCTGTACGAGCGCCTGGGCTACAAGCGGGACGACAAGTTCTACACCTATTGGCTGGACCTCACGGCCTAG